A genomic region of Solidesulfovibrio sp. contains the following coding sequences:
- the phnX gene encoding phosphonoacetaldehyde hydrolase, with protein MDSPTTQHVKAVVLDWAGTVVDHGCIGPVAVFIEVFGRHDVVVTAAQARKPMGLMKKDHVRAMTRDPEVAAAWRAVHGRDPDENDVDAMYRLTEPLMVECIAAHADPIVGALDAVAALRAMGLKVGSTTGYTRPMMDVMTREAAARGYVPDTMVCSSDVPTGRPSPFMCYKAALDLAVYPLWAMVKIGDTVADVAEGTNAGMWTIALTLRGNEMGLTEAELAALPEAETAARLAAIEARLRRAGAHYLAPDLRACPAILADIEARLARGERPARGD; from the coding sequence ATGGATTCGCCGACAACGCAACACGTCAAGGCCGTCGTCCTCGACTGGGCCGGCACGGTGGTGGACCATGGCTGCATCGGGCCGGTGGCCGTTTTCATCGAGGTGTTTGGGCGCCACGACGTGGTTGTCACGGCCGCCCAGGCCCGAAAACCCATGGGGCTCATGAAAAAGGACCACGTCCGGGCCATGACCCGCGACCCGGAAGTGGCCGCCGCCTGGCGGGCCGTCCACGGCCGCGACCCGGACGAGAACGACGTGGACGCCATGTACCGGCTCACCGAACCGCTCATGGTCGAGTGCATCGCCGCCCACGCCGACCCCATCGTCGGGGCCTTGGACGCCGTGGCCGCCCTGCGGGCCATGGGCCTCAAGGTCGGCTCCACCACCGGCTACACCCGGCCGATGATGGACGTCATGACCCGGGAGGCCGCGGCCAGGGGCTACGTGCCGGACACCATGGTGTGCTCCTCGGACGTGCCGACCGGCCGGCCCTCGCCCTTCATGTGCTACAAGGCCGCCCTGGACCTGGCCGTCTATCCCCTCTGGGCGATGGTCAAGATCGGCGACACCGTGGCCGACGTGGCCGAGGGCACAAACGCCGGCATGTGGACCATCGCGCTCACCCTTCGCGGCAACGAGATGGGCCTGACCGAGGCCGAGCTGGCCGCCCTGCCCGAGGCCGAAACGGCCGCCCGCCTGGCCGCGATCGAGGCCCGGCTGCGCCGGGCCGGCGCGCACTACCTGGCCCCGGACTTGCGCGCCTGCCCGGCCATCCTGGCCGACATCGAGGCCAGGCTCGCCCGGGGCGAACGCCCGGCGCGCGGCGACTGA
- a CDS encoding aspartate aminotransferase family protein, with translation MAGQPPAPPPGEGDANASPRRAAWRAGLSEKTRKLLDRDEKAFLRQSLSTPCLDALTGCRGSTLTTLDGRELLDFHGNSLHQAGHAHPEIVAAIKAQLDAMAFCPRRFTNEPAVRLAEELVALAPGRLRKVLFAPGGTLAVGMALKIARLATGRFKTVSMWDAFHGASLDACSVGGEALFRSRIGPLLPGGEHVPPPDPYRCVLNPRGCDGCGLACARYLEYVLEKEGDVGAVVAEPLRCTTVNIPPPGYWPAVRAACDRHGALLILDETATCLGRTGRVFACQHFGADPDLLVCGKGLGGGIMPLAAVLADPALDVGAAVALGHYTHEKNPTACAAGLAMLGILARDDLPGRAARLGTKALARLTGLAARFPCVGEARGLGLSLAVELVRDRRTKEKASDEADAVLYQCLEAGLAFKTSHGNVLTLTPPLTISETDLDRALDILEGALALVCPPKE, from the coding sequence ATGGCCGGACAACCGCCGGCCCCGCCCCCGGGCGAGGGCGACGCCAACGCCTCGCCGCGCCGGGCGGCCTGGCGGGCCGGGCTCTCGGAAAAGACCCGCAAGCTCCTCGACCGCGACGAAAAGGCCTTCCTGCGCCAGTCCCTGTCCACGCCCTGCCTGGACGCGCTCACCGGCTGCCGCGGCTCCACCCTGACCACCCTGGACGGCCGGGAACTGCTCGATTTCCACGGCAACTCCCTGCACCAGGCCGGCCATGCCCACCCGGAGATCGTGGCCGCCATCAAGGCCCAGCTCGACGCCATGGCCTTCTGTCCGCGCCGCTTCACCAACGAACCGGCCGTGCGCCTGGCCGAGGAACTCGTCGCCCTGGCCCCGGGCCGGCTTCGCAAGGTGCTCTTCGCCCCGGGGGGGACGCTGGCCGTGGGCATGGCCCTCAAGATCGCCCGCCTGGCCACCGGGCGCTTCAAGACCGTGTCCATGTGGGACGCCTTTCACGGGGCGTCGCTGGACGCCTGTTCGGTTGGCGGCGAGGCCCTGTTTCGAAGTCGCATCGGGCCGCTGCTGCCCGGCGGCGAGCACGTGCCCCCGCCGGACCCCTACCGCTGCGTGCTCAATCCCCGGGGCTGCGACGGCTGCGGCCTGGCCTGCGCCCGCTACCTGGAGTACGTGCTGGAAAAGGAAGGCGACGTGGGGGCGGTGGTGGCCGAGCCGCTGCGCTGCACCACGGTCAACATCCCGCCCCCGGGCTACTGGCCGGCCGTGCGGGCCGCTTGCGACCGCCACGGGGCGCTGCTGATCCTCGACGAAACCGCCACCTGCCTGGGGCGCACGGGCAGGGTTTTCGCCTGCCAGCATTTCGGGGCCGACCCGGACCTGCTGGTGTGCGGCAAGGGCCTGGGCGGCGGCATCATGCCCCTGGCCGCGGTCCTGGCCGACCCGGCCCTGGACGTGGGCGCCGCCGTGGCGCTCGGCCACTACACCCACGAAAAAAACCCCACCGCCTGCGCCGCCGGCCTGGCCATGCTGGGCATCCTTGCCCGCGACGACCTGCCCGGCCGGGCCGCCCGCCTGGGGACGAAGGCCCTGGCCCGCCTGACGGGCCTGGCCGCGCGGTTCCCCTGCGTCGGCGAGGCCCGGGGCCTGGGCCTGTCCCTGGCCGTGGAACTCGTGCGCGACCGGCGAACCAAGGAAAAAGCCTCGGACGAGGCCGACGCCGTGCTCTACCAGTGCCTGGAGGCCGGCCTGGCCTTCAAGACCTCCCACGGCAACGTCCTGACGCTCACGCCCCCGCTGACCATTTCCGAAACCGACCTGGACCGGGCCCTGGACATCCTGGAAGGCGCCTTGGCCCTCGTTTGCCCGCCAAAGGAGTAA
- the phnW gene encoding 2-aminoethylphosphonate--pyruvate transaminase produces MDQTHCPDNPYLLLTPGPLSTSKTVKAAMLRDWCTWDTDYNAIVTDLRERLAAMASPQPGYTATLMQGSGTFCVEACVGTLIPEDGGLLVLANGAYGARIATIARVLRIPVVEEDFGEVNPVDPDRVAALLSAHPALTHVAVVHCETTTGMLNPIQAIGAAVKAAGKTYLVDAMSSFGGIPIDMADIGADALVSSANKCIQGVPGFGFVLARRDVLTGCAGRARSLSLDLYAQWRAMEEGGGKWRFTSPTHVVRAFAQAMDELAAEGGVAARFARYASNQQRLVAGMADLGFDTLLPRPLQSPIITSFRSPTHPDYAFKPFYERLKAKGFVIYPGKVTTADTFRIGNIGEVSPADIERLLSAVAESMYWKA; encoded by the coding sequence GTGGACCAGACCCACTGCCCCGACAATCCCTACCTCCTGTTGACCCCCGGCCCGCTTTCCACCTCGAAGACCGTCAAGGCGGCCATGCTTCGCGACTGGTGCACCTGGGACACGGACTACAATGCCATCGTCACCGACCTGCGCGAGCGCCTGGCCGCCATGGCCAGCCCGCAGCCCGGCTACACCGCCACCCTCATGCAGGGCAGCGGCACGTTTTGCGTGGAAGCCTGCGTCGGCACGCTCATTCCCGAGGACGGCGGCCTGCTGGTGCTGGCCAACGGCGCCTACGGGGCGCGCATCGCCACCATCGCCCGGGTGCTGCGCATTCCGGTGGTGGAGGAGGATTTCGGCGAGGTCAACCCCGTGGACCCGGACCGGGTGGCGGCCCTGCTGAGCGCCCATCCCGCCTTGACCCACGTGGCCGTGGTCCACTGCGAGACCACCACCGGCATGCTCAACCCCATCCAGGCCATCGGGGCCGCGGTCAAGGCCGCCGGCAAGACCTACCTCGTCGACGCCATGAGCAGCTTCGGCGGCATCCCCATCGACATGGCCGACATCGGGGCCGACGCGCTTGTTTCCAGCGCCAACAAGTGCATCCAGGGCGTGCCCGGCTTCGGCTTCGTCCTGGCCCGGCGCGACGTCCTTACCGGCTGCGCCGGCCGGGCCAGGTCCTTAAGCCTCGACCTGTACGCCCAGTGGCGGGCCATGGAAGAGGGCGGCGGCAAGTGGCGCTTCACCTCGCCCACCCACGTGGTGCGGGCCTTCGCCCAGGCCATGGACGAACTCGCGGCCGAAGGGGGCGTGGCGGCGCGCTTCGCCCGCTACGCCAGCAACCAGCAGCGCCTCGTCGCGGGCATGGCCGACCTGGGTTTCGACACCCTCCTGCCCCGGCCCCTCCAGTCGCCCATCATCACCTCGTTTAGAAGCCCCACGCACCCGGACTACGCCTTCAAGCCCTTCTACGAACGGCTCAAGGCGAAAGGCTTCGTCATCTACCCCGGCAAGGTGACCACGGCCGACACCTTCCGTATCGGCAACATCGGCGAGGTCTCCCCCGCCGACATCGAACGCCTGCTTTCGGCCGTGGCCGAATCGATGTATTGGAAGGCCTAG
- a CDS encoding ethanolamine ammonia-lyase subunit EutB produces MPAVTLGNRRYAFADLREVMAKATPARSGDVLAGVAAGSDAERAAARYVLADTPLRAFLAEPLVPYEIDEVTRLLCDSHDAEAFAPVATLTVGELREWLLARAADDDGEALRALAPGLTPEMAAAASKLMRNQDLILVASRIHNTAAFRDTLGLPGRLATRLQPNHPTDDPKGVLASVLDGLLLGSGDACIGINPATDSPGAAAELLRRLDDVRERYAIPTQTCVLAHVTTTLAAIEAGAPVDLVFQSIGGTEAVNASFGVNLALLTEARQAALSLRRGTVGQNVMYFETGQGSALSANAHHGLDQQTVEARAYGVARAFDPLLVNSVVGFIGPEYLYDGRQIIRAGLEDLFCGKLLGLPMGVDVCYTNHAEADQDDMDVLLTLLGAAGCAYIMGVPGADDVMLGYQSTSFHDALYLRALLGLRPAPRFEAWLTAMGLFEPGLRPAALSPGTVPLELPHA; encoded by the coding sequence ATGCCCGCCGTCACCCTGGGAAACCGCCGCTACGCCTTCGCCGACCTGCGCGAGGTCATGGCCAAGGCCACGCCGGCCCGCTCCGGCGACGTGCTGGCCGGCGTGGCCGCCGGCTCCGACGCGGAACGCGCCGCCGCCCGGTATGTCCTGGCCGACACGCCGCTTCGCGCCTTCCTGGCCGAGCCGCTCGTTCCCTACGAGATCGACGAGGTGACGCGGCTGCTCTGCGACAGCCACGACGCGGAGGCCTTCGCCCCGGTGGCGACACTCACCGTGGGGGAACTGCGCGAATGGCTGCTGGCCAGGGCCGCCGACGACGACGGCGAGGCCCTGCGCGCCCTGGCCCCGGGGCTGACCCCGGAGATGGCCGCGGCCGCCTCGAAACTCATGCGCAACCAGGACCTGATCCTGGTGGCCTCGCGCATCCACAACACCGCCGCCTTCCGCGACACCCTCGGCCTGCCCGGCCGCCTGGCCACGCGGCTGCAACCCAACCACCCCACCGACGACCCGAAAGGCGTGCTGGCCTCGGTCCTCGACGGGCTGCTGCTCGGCAGCGGCGACGCCTGCATCGGCATCAACCCGGCCACGGACAGCCCCGGCGCGGCCGCGGAACTGCTGCGCCGCCTGGACGACGTGCGCGAGCGCTACGCCATCCCGACCCAGACCTGCGTGCTGGCCCACGTCACCACCACCCTCGCTGCCATCGAGGCCGGGGCGCCCGTGGACCTGGTCTTCCAGTCCATCGGCGGCACCGAGGCCGTCAACGCGAGCTTCGGCGTGAACCTGGCCCTGCTTACGGAAGCCCGGCAGGCCGCCCTGTCGCTTAGGCGCGGCACGGTGGGGCAAAACGTCATGTATTTCGAGACCGGACAAGGCAGCGCCCTGTCGGCGAACGCCCACCACGGCCTGGACCAGCAGACCGTGGAGGCCCGGGCCTACGGCGTGGCCCGGGCCTTCGACCCGCTGCTGGTCAATTCCGTGGTCGGGTTCATCGGCCCGGAATACCTCTACGACGGCCGCCAGATCATACGGGCCGGCCTGGAGGACCTGTTTTGCGGCAAGCTGCTGGGCCTGCCCATGGGCGTGGACGTCTGCTACACCAACCACGCCGAGGCCGACCAGGACGACATGGACGTGCTGCTGACGTTGCTTGGCGCCGCCGGCTGCGCCTACATCATGGGCGTGCCCGGGGCCGACGACGTGATGCTCGGCTACCAGAGCACCTCGTTTCACGACGCCCTGTACCTGCGCGCCCTGCTGGGGCTGCGCCCGGCCCCGCGTTTCGAGGCCTGGCTCACCGCCATGGGCCTGTTCGAGCCCGGCCTGCGCCCGGCCGCCCTTTCCCCCGGCACCGTGCCCCTGGAGTTGCCCCATGCCTGA